One genomic region from Cyanobium usitatum str. Tous encodes:
- a CDS encoding alpha/beta hydrolase family protein: MQLIAMHGWAGDAQGWEPFHSAWSARGWAWQGGERGYGGQAPRPVAWQSGQGLKLVIAHSLGPHLLPAAVLAQADAVVLLASFGRFVPEGPGGRRLRSAVAAMASQLAGPEASTMLQTFMERAAAPQPASLLPPGIANSSLAASGRQLLAEDLNLLAATAGLPPGFPLQARVLIVEGGEDQIVSPQSRQQLRSLLPAADTLVLAGVGHCLLSPALVPTVCGWIEGLP; this comes from the coding sequence ATGCAGCTGATCGCCATGCACGGCTGGGCCGGCGATGCCCAGGGCTGGGAACCATTCCACAGCGCCTGGAGCGCCCGCGGCTGGGCGTGGCAGGGCGGCGAACGGGGCTACGGCGGCCAAGCTCCCAGGCCGGTGGCCTGGCAGAGCGGCCAGGGGCTGAAGCTGGTGATCGCCCACTCGCTGGGCCCCCACTTGCTGCCCGCCGCCGTGCTGGCCCAGGCCGATGCGGTGGTGCTGCTAGCCAGCTTTGGCCGCTTTGTGCCCGAGGGCCCCGGCGGCCGCCGGCTACGCAGCGCCGTGGCGGCCATGGCAAGCCAGCTAGCTGGCCCGGAAGCCAGCACCATGCTGCAAACCTTCATGGAGCGCGCCGCAGCCCCCCAGCCCGCCAGCCTGCTGCCCCCCGGCATCGCCAACTCCTCCCTTGCTGCCTCCGGCCGCCAGCTGCTGGCGGAAGATCTAAACCTGTTGGCGGCCACCGCCGGCTTACCGCCTGGCTTCCCGCTCCAGGCGCGGGTGTTGATCGTGGAGGGCGGCGAGGATCAAATCGTGAGTCCGCAATCCCGCCAGCAACTGCGCAGCCTCCTGCCTGCCGCCGACACCCTGGTGCTGGCGGGCGTGGGGCATTGCCTGCTCAGCCCGGCCCTCGTGCCCACCGTGTGTGGCTGGATCGAGGGCCTGCCATGA
- a CDS encoding methyltransferase domain-containing protein, whose protein sequence is MNANQVRDAVFSARVSSRFGRHAADYARHARLQQGVAWRLAHLCAPLPLAAGPRADLGAGSGLVGQALRAQGCQEPLLQLDICPELLAHNPLAAAGGQLGWDLNRGLPQQLGQASLLTSSFALQWLDNPPAQVQHWCEQLRPGGWLGLAVPTSASFPQWHQAAAAAGVPCTALSLPAAEALLAAASRGGLMAHYSRRLRFSRAYGSGLGFLQQLQGLGASASRASRLSAAQLRRLLHCWPADGCVSWEVLVLLGQRPGP, encoded by the coding sequence ATGAACGCAAATCAAGTGCGTGACGCAGTGTTCAGCGCGCGCGTGAGCAGCCGCTTCGGCCGCCACGCCGCCGACTACGCCCGCCATGCCCGCCTGCAGCAGGGGGTGGCCTGGCGCCTGGCCCACCTATGCGCGCCCCTCCCCCTTGCCGCCGGCCCCCGGGCCGATCTCGGCGCCGGCAGCGGGCTGGTGGGGCAGGCGCTGCGGGCTCAGGGATGCCAGGAACCCCTCCTACAGCTTGATATCTGCCCCGAACTACTGGCCCACAACCCCCTGGCAGCCGCCGGCGGCCAGCTCGGCTGGGACCTCAACCGGGGGCTGCCACAGCAACTGGGCCAGGCCTCCCTGCTCACCTCCAGCTTCGCCTTGCAGTGGCTGGATAATCCCCCAGCCCAAGTGCAGCACTGGTGCGAACAGTTGCGGCCAGGAGGCTGGCTTGGCCTGGCAGTGCCGACAAGCGCCAGTTTTCCCCAGTGGCACCAGGCCGCCGCGGCCGCGGGGGTGCCCTGCACAGCCCTGAGCCTGCCCGCCGCCGAAGCCCTGCTGGCCGCCGCCAGCAGGGGCGGCCTGATGGCCCACTACAGCCGCCGGCTGCGCTTCAGCCGCGCCTACGGCAGCGGCCTCGGCTTCCTGCAGCAGCTACAGGGCCTCGGGGCAAGCGCCAGCCGGGCCAGCCGCCTCAGTGCGGCCCAGTTGCGCCGGCTGCTGCACTGCTGGCCAGCTGATGGCTGCGTCAGCTGGGAAGTATTAGTGCTGCTTGGTCAGCGACCCGGCCCATGA
- a CDS encoding aminotransferase class I/II-fold pyridoxal phosphate-dependent enzyme translates to MLRQLAAIPAQRRRGLRSFAPAATAATLEQPTANGSSTPLLDLASNDYLGLSRHPAVVAAAQAAAASQGLGAGASRLVSGSRPVHGELEAALATWLGREQVLLFPSGFQANLAAVGALVDRHSLVLADRLIHHSLLTGVRASGARLQRFGHNDLAQLDSQLQAARQRAPEQRLLVLSESLFSMQGTSVDVAALTALCAEHGAALLLDEAHALGVLGPGGRGLGHNQPEIALISGTFGKAFGGGGAFLAGDALVGDWLLQSSGAFRYTTALAPPLAAGALAALALIQAEPRGEALLQRAARWRAGIEAAGWPRPPGSGPILPLLVGDDRRALELQQRLEAAGLLSVAIRPPTVPEGTARLRLVLRHDLPAGTSARLLAALGSPACS, encoded by the coding sequence TTGCTGCGTCAACTCGCAGCCATCCCCGCCCAGCGCCGCCGCGGCCTGCGCAGCTTTGCCCCCGCCGCAACCGCCGCCACCCTGGAGCAGCCCACTGCCAATGGCAGCAGCACTCCCCTGCTGGATCTAGCCAGCAACGACTACCTGGGCCTAAGCCGTCACCCCGCGGTGGTGGCAGCCGCCCAGGCCGCCGCGGCCAGCCAGGGACTGGGGGCCGGAGCCTCGCGGCTGGTGAGCGGCAGTCGGCCGGTGCATGGCGAGCTAGAGGCAGCGCTGGCGACCTGGCTGGGGCGCGAGCAGGTGCTGCTATTTCCAAGCGGCTTTCAGGCAAACCTGGCGGCGGTAGGGGCCCTGGTCGATCGCCACAGCCTGGTGCTGGCCGACCGGCTTATCCACCACTCCCTGCTCACCGGGGTGCGCGCCAGCGGTGCCCGGCTGCAGCGCTTCGGCCACAACGACCTAGCCCAGCTCGACTCCCAGCTGCAAGCTGCCCGCCAGCGCGCTCCCGAGCAGCGGCTTTTGGTGCTGAGCGAGAGCCTGTTCTCGATGCAGGGCACCAGTGTGGATGTGGCGGCCCTGACGGCCCTCTGCGCCGAACACGGCGCCGCCCTGCTGCTCGATGAGGCCCATGCCCTGGGAGTGCTCGGCCCCGGCGGACGGGGGTTGGGCCACAACCAGCCCGAAATCGCCCTGATCAGCGGCACCTTCGGCAAGGCTTTTGGTGGCGGTGGGGCCTTTCTGGCCGGCGATGCCCTGGTGGGGGACTGGCTGCTGCAATCCAGCGGCGCCTTCCGCTACACCACGGCCCTGGCCCCACCTTTGGCCGCCGGCGCCCTGGCTGCCCTGGCCCTGATTCAGGCCGAACCCCGCGGCGAGGCCCTGCTGCAGCGAGCCGCCCGTTGGCGCGCTGGCATCGAAGCGGCCGGCTGGCCGCGGCCGCCAGGCAGCGGGCCGATCCTGCCGCTGCTGGTGGGCGACGATCGCCGGGCTCTCGAGCTGCAACAACGCTTGGAAGCTGCCGGACTGCTGAGCGTGGCCATCCGCCCCCCCACCGTGCCTGAAGGCACGGCGCGGCTGCGGCTGGTGCTGCGCCACGACCTACCGGCGGGCACATCGGCGCGCTTGCTCGCAGCGCTAGGGAGTCCTGCATGCAGCTGA